The DNA region GAGTCATAGCCTCAAGTGGCCAAAGAATCGGGAGAAACAAAAGCGGCAGGTGAAATTCCAAATGGTGGGCGATTCGGTGGACAATATAGGCAACCATCAAGAAGCTCACCGAACCCAGAGCCATGGGCCCGACCAAATTGGAGACGGATTGGTGGCCAAAATAAGCAGCGTTTCGGAACCCCGAGACCAACCATGCCACAAAGCCTCGCCTCTTAAGGGAGACGAGAAAGAATTCGAGGATTACAGGCAGCTTCACAAGGTCTTCCAGAAACTTGACATGGCCGACCAAATCGTCCTCTACCGATCTTACCACCTCCTTCCTGCTGCCTGCATCTCCCTCTGGCGGACAACCCGAAAACGCCTGGATTTCAGGACACTCTACAAGGAACTCGGCGTGGAGGACCAGAACCACCTGCTTATCCACATGATGGTTCACTTCAAGTACGTCTATTTTGTCGCAGATAGACTGCAGGTGAGAATGGGCCCTTGACAATCTATAATAAGATAAAAATTCCCAcccttataaatatatattttttttaagtattcttaatattatatgttttagtttaatttaaactcaaaattttatttgacactttttgttttggaattttttttttaagtagtAAGCATTAAAAAATCTAAATGAACATTGTTCAATCTAattctaatattttttgaaaatgaagaaaatatttaattggaACAAGCAGACCATAATGCTAAATTAAATctaaagtaaatttaaatatatttaattaaaaaacgcCGGCcaacaatatttttattaattgaatTATAGAGTAAACTATTTTCTTAAGACTTAAAGATTAGCTACATAAATAAAGATGAGATATCATCTAATTAGCTTTTCGGACTATTTTCAGGAAAACCTCAACACCCTGGAGCGAGCGGGAGTAAAATCCCTGAATTCCGTGCAACGCTGCGAACTGCTGGTGATGGATGAGAAGTCCAGGTTGGAGGGCAAGACCCTTGACCACTCAGCGGGAGGAGATTCCTCTGGGGCAAAAGGTATGGCCCAGTGGCCTTTGCACGCTCTGCCCAAATTAATGCGAAATGTGCGCCGTTTTAAGGCCCACTGCGAAATCCAGGTGCATTTCGTCGAGCACTTTAAGGACTTGGAACTTCTCGTGCTCTATGGTTCGATTTCGCAGTCCGCTCTCACGGGGATCCTGGAGCGGTGCGAAAAATTGACCAGGTTATTCCTCAAATTCGATTGCGTCAACCTGAGCCTAAAGTCCATCGAAAAGTGCAGCAAGCTGAGGGATCTCTCACTGCCCACTAGACTGTTTGCCCGTCAAAAGGATCTTGTGATGAAACTAACCGATCTTCGCCTGCTGGAGTTAACACACTGCCAAAATGACAGCCAGCTAACACTGGAGTGCCTGGAATGTGTGTTGGGCCAACGACCAGAGTCTGTGGACCTCATCCAGATGGAATGCAAGGGTTTGAAGGATCCGATATGGATAAAACAGGTGGGTCTGGATCGGTGTAGTCAGATTCGGGGATTGGTTCTGTCCAACTGTCACTTTTGCGATCGCGAGATTTGCCAGCTGTCATTTCCAAAAGTCCAGAAATACATCGCCCTGAGCAGCTGTCACGACATCAAAGAGTACCAGATTCTGGATATGGTGCGCCAGTGTCCCGGTCTCAACGAACTCTATCTGATCGACTGCCCCCAGCTGAGTTGGAAGGTACTGCAGGGGATTTACCGAATCCGCAAGAGCGAAAATCTCAGCTACCCCATCACCATTGTCCTCGGGCAGTGCACTGAGCTCCAGGACGTCTATCAGACCATGGTATGTACTCTTTTCCATTCATTAGGGTTCCTTTTGGGGAAGTTTAAGTTTTACGTAatcttattaaaaagttttgatCTGGTAGTGTTTCAAAAAGATTATAAGGCAATATTAGGTTATCAATTAAAGGACCATTGCATCTATTTAattggatatatataaaatttcttTTGATAATTTAATCATCCATATTTTATAGTACCCGAACTACTGGTGCTTCAAGCTGCCCTACCTCAAGATCGAACGCGTTCAAAAGCAAAGTCGACCCGTACAGGATATCCAGGTATTTTTCAACATCAACCAATTGGATTCCACATAAGATTCCAAGTAATATAAAAACAGCTGTAagaatatacaaaatatatattatttagtttTCGGAGACATTAAATGCAAACTAAACAAGTAGGTACATGTTATCAGCTAAgacattattataaaatatttaaaaattatctaaTATCTCTGTCTGTATATGTCTGTACTATCACTGAGTTACTTTAAAATCGTTTAAACAAAAAGGGGCAAACGATTTTTACCGAGTATCATAATTTACTACTCAAGTTGACAAAGTTAATTTCCGTTAACCTCATAATAAGGCACACAAAGCAAATTTCTCATCCTCACCAGGACGCCACGACTGAAACCATAAGGCATTTTCAGCTTATTACGGCTCATTTCACAAACATTTTTGTACCACCCACGTGGGTGCAAGAAAAAACCGGATGGAAAGCGGGAGAAAGCTGGGAAATGCTGGGAAAAGCGGCAAAAAATTCCGGACAAAGGAAGCCGAAAAGAATGGTAGTGAAGCCGGAGTAAACGAGGCATGCGGCAACCAGTAATGGACAATGGCTCAACAAAGACATGTGAATTATGTGATCTATTGTTTCTAGATTATACTCCTCCAGAACCAGGAACCAGAAGGCACATGGCCACACTTACTCTACTTTTCGATTAATTAAATTGTGTTTTGCTTTCGCTTACTTATTGGATCTGCTGCGAAGCCAATTAAATTGCCAATGAACCACGAAGTGCGTTAAATGAGATTTTAAGCTTTTGACAGATTGAATTTTGATTGGAAATGGTAGCTGAAAGTGGAATTGGAATTGCAGTTATCGTTTGGCGACCGTGGGTATTAATAAATACCCAAGCACTGGGCTTCCTTCCGGTGTATGGTGTATTTTATGGCCCAAGTGTGCGATGTGCGATGGGGTAAGGAAGTGTTTGGGCCAAGATATTGTCCTGCTCCTGCCGTGCGTGAGGCCATAAAACACTCGAGAGTTATGGTCCTGGTCGATGGCTAAATGCATTGGTATGCGTAGCGTAACGAAAAACAATTAGCTGCGGCCAAATAAAAGTGGCCCACATGCTGCACGCCCACACACCCATTGTGATTGCACTTAGAAAAAATTAGGATTACATATAGAAATAGAGAAAATACATTGATAATCAAGTTGGCAATATCTAATTCCAAAGCTCAAAAAAATGAAACTGGATGTTATATGTAAAGTAACATTTTGTACTATAGTTTCACATTGATATTGCCCATTATTTAGTAAGTGTTTTGAAATCTGTATAAGCTTACCACACTTACaacatttacattttattataataaagaaGTCTGAATTTACTTTTGACTAAATTGCCTGACtttatttccaaaattttACACCGCTCTAAGTATCTGAAAAATGGCCTTGCATAAAAGTAATCGATCTTTGTAGTGATTTCTTAATTTAAGGTTAAGAATAATCTCTTCTTGAATATtgaaaaatgcaatttaaGGGAAAATCCGATATAATTAGTAAAACATTAACTTTTGTGTGTCACTAAACATCTCTCAAAATCTGATAAATTGTTTTGCATCGATCTTCTTCTTTTATTAACTTCCTAACTTAACGTAAAGAAAAGTCTCTTCTTGAATGTAGAATAAagcaatttgatgaaaaatcgCATAAAATTAGTAAGACATTTATTATTGAGTGTCGCTAAACACCActctaaattaaaaaaaaaatcttttgtaccaatctttttaatgattttttaatttaaagtaaGGAACAGTCTCTTCttgaatattaaatatatgcAATTTGAGGAAAAATCCCATACAATTAGTAAAACATCAATTTTTGAGTGTCGCTTTACATCTCTCTAAAAtctaaataaaaatagttttgtctcgatctttttaatgattttttaatttaatgtaaATGTAATTTGGTGGAGAATCGCAAAGAGTTAGTTAAACATTTCTTTTTGAGTGTCCCTGTATGGTACCCATCATTGTTGTGCTGGCAGAAACTTTTATATGGCTTGTttcctgccacgccccctttccCGCCCCGGGGGTGGGGTCTTATCACTTTATTCACTGTCTGGAGCGGATTGCTGGCAAAGTCATGTCCTGAATGACGAATCCCAACCGGCTATTATGTTCACGACTCACTCGTCCGAAAGTCGCAGGCAACTGAAATTGTTTGGCCGGAATCGTGTGCATTTCACTTTCTGATATTCAATTAATTGAAGTTTTATTTGTCTGATTGCCGTTCGAaaaggtggtggtggttgagCAACAGTTAAGTGGATAACGATAAACAATTAAAGTGTGGAAATTGATTGATTGTTGTGGAAGTTCGAAGAGATTAACAGACAACTCTGTTTGAACATAATTGCCGAAACAAAGTTAAGATGTTTCGTTTCGAAAACAATGGTCGGGTACGCCTTTAATTAAGTTGCAATTGAAGTTCAGATAGTTGACTTTATAGCCCCTGTGGTAtttaatatacatatacattaGAAATGTAAGCATTCCAAATTCTCTGTGCCCTTTATCTGCATCGTTTTTAATTTCCTTTGCGGATCAATACCTTATAAATTCAGCGCGGCTGCAAGGGGGGAATTTAGATAGCAGTTTTCCGATGTCCCCATTATAGTAAATTCCAAACAACGTAATCCTTTAATGCCTTTTTAGCTACTGCTCCGGCTACGGGTACTTTAGCAGGAGCTTTAGCTCCTTTCAGAGAAGGCTGCATCTCGAATTCCTTATTTACTTTATAGGTGCAGGCAAAGTAAACCAATACCAAAGCTATTTTAGTCGCTTACCGTGTTTCCTCATTTTTTTGTGCTTCTTTGAGCTTCTTTCCCCGACGACTGACTTTAATCAGTGGCATTCTAGGATGCTCCCCCCTACCCCCTTCGAATTCCTGCTGCTTTTTTGCCCACCAAGCTGCCGTTGTCCTGCACTCAATtcgttttctttattttccaTCAGACGGAAGTCATGTGTGCCGGCTGCACATCCTTTCTGCCATGGAAGGTAGCTCCTGCAGCTCGGTTCCATCCACCAGGATGAAGGAGTTCGTctaccagcagcagcaaggaCTCCTATCggacatacacacacacacatatatttAAGCCATTCCCACATATAGGGCAGATAATCGCTTTACAATCAGGCAGGAAACTATTGCAAGCATGATTGTTTCCGCGAAACGTGTTTGCACCCGAGCAGTTTCCACCAAATGCCAAGGAAAATAAGGAAAACAACTTTTACCCAAGAAAGTCGACATTGGCTGCAGTCTATGAGAACaccaataaataataataaatgcattTCATCTTGAAAAAGAGTTTAGCAATGTATCAAGTTGCAAGCACCTTGATGAAACCATAAAAACTTCACTTTAtgcgattttttgaaaaacatgtttactttttaataaaactattaaagtttatatgttttaaacttttaaattgtATTGTAGTCTGTGAAGACATCCATTAAGATATTTTATTCTAGACCATTTTATGTAATcaatgaattttaaatttatattatattattgaaattttaatgACGAATTTTCCTGTTTTAAATCTTAAGTTATTATGcaatattatattttgtttgtttaataaataaataataaatttaaaatataatatttcatttattgaccatattaaattataataaattacatttaacCTGAACCACTCGAATTACCTTTGCCGCCTGCGCTATAAACTATAATTACTGGACTAACAAATCAGACCTTCTGACCTTACTAACCGCAGACCGAAACTCAATTTCAGATGTCAGTCAAATAAGCAAAAGGGCCGCTGGTGAAAATTTGGGTAAGAGGCGGACGGCTGGCCAGACCGAAACCGCAAATAAATTACTGGGCCACGTTAAAGATTTGTTAATAAAGATAAATTAACTTATCGTTTATCTTGATTATGCAAAAAGcctaagtgaaaactcaaagACCCCTGGGTGGAGGGGCACCACCCACAACCACCGTCGAAGGAGCACAAAAGCCAGATTCGCCAGTGGCAATTGGATGAGGAGTGGAGGCCAAGAAAGCGGCAGATGGGCCTAAAACTTTTTCATTTCCTTCGGGCCAGGCCAACAGAATGGCCAAGAAGAGTGATGAGAATGAGAGGATGGGTTCGGCTGGCTACGGTATATATGGGCCATGAATAAACATAATACATATTGCACTGTTCTCTACTAAATTAAATAACTTACCCCTCGATCTCGGAGAGCCTGAACAGCCATTCTGGACTTAGCATATTTGCCCGAGGCCAAGGATTCTTTTTTAGAAAAGCCAGACCTGGCTATGTCAACAGCTCCTGATTAAGTTCTTAACGGGTCCTTGTGCCAAGGAGATTTCTATAGAAGGAATTTAGCTCTTTTCGTCAGGGTTTTTGTGTTTGCAAAACCTTGGTAAGGCGGCTCACAAAGAATGTTTGCACTTCGGAACAAAATTAATGGGGTGGACAAATGATGCAGAATATTGCTCATATATTATTGCTTATTCTTTGCTGATCGCATGGTAATTTTGCTTGatataagaatatataatgacattttttatCAGTATAGCTTACTAGTGAACtggttttaaaaatacaattattttgtacatatcaaataaataatgggaaaatatatttttttaatatttaaataatctccACTGCCATCATTTTGTTTAGTTtctattaattattttcatacCACTAAACTATAAATAGGCCTTTACCAgtttaataataaaactcaATCTAAACGCATTCTGAAacgatttattaaaaaaaaaggactTTGCTAGTTTAGATATATCAAATAGTTTTCCACTTCAGAGTACCAAACTCAACAACAAATCTAGTCCACTTGTCTGAAAtggataaaataaaactttgcAGCATTCAAATCTCCAGCGCCGGCaacaacaaattttaaaaataatctgTAGCCGAGAGCAGGAATTTGAGatacatttattatgcaaTTTAATGGCCGAAACCAAGTGCAAATAGTTTGCTGACAAGGCGGTAAGAAGGGGTGGGGTTGGTTAGATGAATACCCCTAAAAGCCCCCGAAAAGCCCCCTAAAAACCCCTAAAAGGCCCCCTAAACCAACGGCTCAATCAAGAGGGAACTGGTCCAAGCCAGAGTTCAACAACTAACAATTTGTTTGCCCTAGTGTGGGTCATTTGGAGATGACCAAGATCCTTGATTGGTGGGTGTGGGTCCTTTTGGTTACAGTTTGGTGAACACCGAAACGGACACACTTTAAAATGTGTTGTTTTGGGGCAAAGGCAGAAGCAACGACTAGGGCAAaaggtttttatttattggcaTATAAACCACAAATAGCAAACATGCCAAGATGGCAACGCACCCACAAAACTTTTGGGGATACCCacaatacataaatatttcatgTCTTGACTTTCAATTTCAGTTTTTTTCCCATCCACTACGGTTTTGTCCTTTCCCGTTTCTCACtggtttgtttatttgtttcgTTTCGAATGCGAGGGGATTTTCAAAGGGGGATGCGGAGGCAACCACTTGAtttcaaaatgttttatttatgcgCACGATTATTATTTTGGGTTCCTCGAATATCCTTCGTGGTCCCCGGCACCGGAATCTCCCCACTTTTGCATGCTGTGGTCACCTAAAGgcattttatcataatcgaaTAGAGAAGCCGGGTTTCCAGTGGTTTTggctcatttttttttgggggggagGACGGAATGCACTAACTGTGGTCATGGACTGTGCCACTGCCTGATTGCTTCAATGGTTTCCTTTTCTTGATGCGGGTCCATTGTGCACATATATATGTTTATAGTAGTATGTATGTTCACATATCTGCAcgcatatataaatatccttTTCCTTTCCCGGGGGAGCTTTTTGTGTTATAGTTGTGTTTTCCTGAAAACACACATTTTATTATCGTATTTATTGACCATCATATTTACGACCATTTTATGGCATGTTAAATCGCTTAAAAAGCTTGCCAAATTTTCAATTCCTTTTATTGATCCTTCCCACATCAAGTTGTAAATGTACGTAAACGGTCACAATTAAAGTAAGAATatatcaatttaatatttcggCTTTGGTTAATTAAAAGTTTCCAACTGAGCTGATGCTGAGCTTAAATAGAAAATCATCAATTACGTTACAAGTGTAGCCACATTGCTGATTATCAAATCAAATGAACTGCTTTTTGAACTTGCACAAATtccataataaatatttacatattcTCTACGTAATTTGATGTGGATTAGGACCGACAAGATAGATTTTCAACATTAATTGGTCACCAAAGTACTTAATGCAATAATGAAGCTTACTCCAAGCATTACGCGCTTCAATTGGGGtccattttgtttaattgaaatACATGAGCTTTGAACTTATGGTTTTGTATAATTATCATTAGTTTTCCAGTAATCGCTTAGAAATGTGTTTGTCAAAACAAGTTAAAATTGTTGGTGACaggaaatattaatttaaaataattataattatttatttgttaaaatcctagagtcaacattttaaatcaCCATTGTGCTAAGCTGGACACAAATATTTGATAGAACTAAAATAATTCCGCTTTAATGCCTTTAAAGCCTTGGGCAAACAAATCAAGCtttgataaaaataacaaaaatgaaTTTTCAAGTCCTTTAAGTGTCacatacaattatttaaatactGTTCAGACAAAAATGAATTTTCAAGTCCTTTAAGTGTCacatacaattatttaaatactGTTCAGACAATAGCATTTCGTGTGAGGCaaaaaaacaatttcaaaGCCATTAAAATTAGGTCAATTGATTTTTACACAGCACAATGGACGACAAACAAATGGCCACTGAGccatacaaatttaaaagcaatttaaaataaagtagaTGACTAAATGCTGTTACCACGTGAATATGCCAAGTGTCAAGTTCGATGGTTCAACAGTTGGATAAACGTCCAAAGAACTCAATTTCTTCGCTTGCAGTGCTCATTAAAACTAATAACTCTTTTATGACTTTTTGGACTGAACGTGGAATGTGTGGAGTTTTGTTGGCCAACGGCCGACATATGGCCAAGTTTAGCAGGGCTAAAGGGAGTGGGTAGATAAGAGCCAGGATTACCGACCAGCACATGCCTGAAGGCCATTAAACCTAATGACTTTGGCTAGACAAACTTAATGGGTTGACTTTACCCCATCATGCGACAATCACTCTTTCCCTCAAACTATGCagtttatatatgtatgtttattatatatatatttttttgtttttttgtgtaaTCAATTCCTTAATTTTATTGCAGAGTTTCAATTAAAAAGATTTTGCCAACATTTCATTTTTGGCTTTCTGTTTGATTAGTTTTAAGTTTGCATTATTCATATCCTAACAAACATCAAGCGCTTATTTgcttaaattgtattttattttgctcgtTGCTCTTGTGATGTAATCTGTGCAATGCTGGATTATTTATGAATTTACTGAGCAACAGCCATGCATTTAACTTTAATTATGTAAATTGAATTCCATTCATGCATAAATAGACTGAACGACTCGTGCCCTGACATTTTGACTTTGTTCTCTCCGACTGCCACTCACGATTTGCATTtacttttgaatttttattagGAAATTAGCACTTATgctaattttttttcaaacattttatttgcTGTTTGGCAAACCAAGTCAGTGAGAGATGAATACTAAAAAAGATAAGTTTTGGTGCAGCAAGAATATGCTGGGTACTTTAAAATGCATCAAAGCATGTGAATATAAATAAGTTAAGCTAAAATAAGTGAAGAGGAATgagatttaataatttagaatGTAATTATTGTGAAATAATAAACTGATGATcacattaatattttttgttatcttttttagttaattttccttttaaagtttttaattttcaaaacatagCAGGGAAAATCTGATTTCGTAagctaataaaaaaacaaatattgaaTTGGTCGacgttaaaattttatttgcatCCAATTATGAACATTTTGGGCTGATTTAAATGGTTATTAAATCGCCTAAAAGGCAATGGTGCATTTAAATGCCATTATCGCAATTCGAAATGGCGTGCAGAAAATTCGTTAATTAAAGTTGAGCAATTTTTGGCTTGTTTATTTACTGGCATTACAGGTATTTATATTCATTTGTGTTTATTTCGTTATCGATTTAATCACAGCCCATTGACCAAATTAACGTTGCGGGGGTATTTAAGTGCACTTGTGTGTgctagttttgtttttttggttCAGTTAGGAATTTAGTGGTTCCAATTCAATGGAATAATCAGAGCCTATGCTCCTTGATTAATGATGCAGATTAAATGAATCGCTTAGCAATAGTTGTTATTCCCATTTTTG from Drosophila subpulchrella strain 33 F10 #4 breed RU33 chromosome 2L, RU_Dsub_v1.1 Primary Assembly, whole genome shotgun sequence includes:
- the LOC119547323 gene encoding uncharacterized protein LOC119547323 isoform X1 yields the protein MSSHSLKWPKNREKQKRQVKFQMVGDSVDNIGNHQEAHRTQSHGPDQIGDGLVAKISSVSEPRDQPCHKASPLKGDEKEFEDYRQLHKVFQKLDMADQIVLYRSYHLLPAACISLWRTTRKRLDFRTLYKELGVEDQNHLLIHMMVHFKYVYFVADRLQENLNTLERAGVKSLNSVQRCELLVMDEKSRLEGKTLDHSAGGDSSGAKGMAQWPLHALPKLMRNVRRFKAHCEIQVHFVEHFKDLELLVLYGSISQSALTGILERCEKLTRLFLKFDCVNLSLKSIEKCSKLRDLSLPTRLFARQKDLVMKLTDLRLLELTHCQNDSQLTLECLECVLGQRPESVDLIQMECKGLKDPIWIKQVGLDRCSQIRGLVLSNCHFCDREICQLSFPKVQKYIALSSCHDIKEYQILDMVRQCPGLNELYLIDCPQLSWKVLQGIYRIRKSENLSYPITIVLGQCTELQDVYQTMYPNYWCFKLPYLKIERVQKQSRPVQDIQVFFNINQLDST
- the LOC119547323 gene encoding uncharacterized protein LOC119547323 isoform X2, which encodes MSSHSLKWPKNREKQKRQVKFQMVGDSVDNIGNHQEAHRTQSHGPDQIGDGLVAKISSVSEPRDQPCHKASPLKGDEKEFEDYRQLHKVFQKLDMADQIVLYRSYHLLPAACISLWRTTRKRLDFRTLYKELGVEDQNHLLIHMMVHFKYVYFVADRLQENLNTLERAGVKSLNSVQRCELLVMDEKSRLEGKTLDHSAGGDSSGAKGMAQWPLHALPKLMRNVRRFKAHCEIQVHFVEHFKDLELLVLYGSISQSALTGILERCEKLTSKLRDLSLPTRLFARQKDLVMKLTDLRLLELTHCQNDSQLTLECLECVLGQRPESVDLIQMECKGLKDPIWIKQVGLDRCSQIRGLVLSNCHFCDREICQLSFPKVQKYIALSSCHDIKEYQILDMVRQCPGLNELYLIDCPQLSWKVLQGIYRIRKSENLSYPITIVLGQCTELQDVYQTMYPNYWCFKLPYLKIERVQKQSRPVQDIQVFFNINQLDST
- the LOC119547323 gene encoding uncharacterized protein LOC119547323 isoform X3, whose amino-acid sequence is MRSPGWRARPLTTQREEIPLGQKAHCEIQVHFVEHFKDLELLVLYGSISQSALTGILERCEKLTRLFLKFDCVNLSLKSIEKCSKLRDLSLPTRLFARQKDLVMKLTDLRLLELTHCQNDSQLTLECLECVLGQRPESVDLIQMECKGLKDPIWIKQVGLDRCSQIRGLVLSNCHFCDREICQLSFPKVQKYIALSSCHDIKEYQILDMVRQCPGLNELYLIDCPQLSWKVLQGIYRIRKSENLSYPITIVLGQCTELQDVYQTMYPNYWCFKLPYLKIERVQKQSRPVQDIQVFFNINQLDST